In Zingiber officinale cultivar Zhangliang chromosome 3A, Zo_v1.1, whole genome shotgun sequence, the DNA window CTTCACGCAAACATCAATGTTTCTGCCAAGCAAGTTGTGGAATGCAGCCTCGCACTACTAAGAGAAGCAGTTTCCTCCTATGGTGTGCATTACACTTTAAACTCACAATCACATGAATGCCAAAACATCATAGTAATCCTGGCTATTTATTGACTCTTTGTCACTCGCTCTAATCATCTTCACCGCACTCTGTCATAACAAGTTATGATTTAATAGTTAGACATACTTTAGAAGTGATTTTTCTGTCATACCTAATATTAACTGATGAAATAGGCGGAAAGACAATTGAATTCATTGATTAATCATAGATGCTCTATTGTCCAGAGAAATCAGCTAGAGTTTTGCTTTTCACAAACCACAGTATTTTGAGCTATATGCCAGGACAATGTGAGTTATTGTAGACTGAATGATATGAACTTTATTTTTTCATTGCAGAATCACGCAACCGTGAAAAAAGGTTGTCGATCCCACAGCTCGCTGGGGCAGTCTGGGAATCATGCACTGCTTTCAAGAAAAGCCCAACCACAAACTGCACTGCTATTGGGCGAGCCATAACTCAGGTAGCTGTTTCTGTGAAGGATGTCCTTCGAGAAATGGGAGAGCTCAAGGAATTCAAATCCACAGCTGCTCCTGATGGATCAGGAGGTGAAGACTCCAATAGAGCCCCCGAGTCAACATCCACTGATGAAGAGGGTGATGACTTAGCTGAGGCTGATATTGGCGATGATCTCTCGGCCGAGGAGATGGCAGTTGCACAATTAATCATTGCTGTGGTTTCTGATACACTAACTGCCATCAAAGAGCTGATTCGGTATATTTCAGGCTTACTAAAGAGCTCCAGTCTTAAAGTTAACTCCAAAGAGTCCACCGACTCCTTGGAGAAACTTCTTAGTTGCTGCCGGGAGATGGGATCTGAGGTGAATGAGCTGGGAGCTAGTGTCTATCCACCACAGGAGGTGTATCAAATGAAATCCGGTGTAGAGAAGATGCTTGATCTAGTCGTTAAGATGCGAATCGAAGTCACCAGCCTTGAAGGCTCATCCAATGATGTTTTTGCCACCTTCAAACAATTAGAGAGTTCTTTGGCAAACCTGGAGAATGGACTGGGTAATGATGTAGCTAGGAGAATGGGAAAGCTAGTCGTTTAGTATTCACATGCTTGTCAGTTATTTATTTTGCCTGTTGATTATGAGGGAATGACCTTCGAGTCGCTCTATCTTTGTGGGACAAGATGCCAAATGTGGCTTcaggcttttttttttttaatctgttgGCTATATTTATCTATAACTTTACAATTAGTCCTAATCGTGATTTCATacttattataaataaataacataaaaatttctaaacaaTAAATTACTACTAAGAGTTCGAAATCTAGGAACGTAAGtctctctttttctttatattttcctgATTCATATCGGCACAATTGTTCAGAAGTCTTTGAGTCATACTTAGATCTTTTATTGAATAAAGTTTCTCCCTATTCTGTTCACAACTATCTGTTTCAATAATTAAGTAATCGGAGTTTAAAGGTAAGGTTAATTAGGGTAAGTGTTGTACCATCAATTTAATTTGTT includes these proteins:
- the LOC122051410 gene encoding uncharacterized protein LOC122051410, translated to MSRSGRKHHLSRVLDAHISTVQESLRILERPADSGLEKAEWSEVVKLGDEVSKQATMAGMLWSGEAPEMKALEENIGAYCNILHGFILLCHGSTVGAGPTLHANINVSAKQVVECSLALLREAVSSYESRNREKRLSIPQLAGAVWESCTAFKKSPTTNCTAIGRAITQVAVSVKDVLREMGELKEFKSTAAPDGSGGEDSNRAPESTSTDEEGDDLAEADIGDDLSAEEMAVAQLIIAVVSDTLTAIKELIRYISGLLKSSSLKVNSKESTDSLEKLLSCCREMGSEVNELGASVYPPQEVYQMKSGVEKMLDLVVKMRIEVTSLEGSSNDVFATFKQLESSLANLENGLGNDVARRMGKLVV